The Methanosphaera stadtmanae DSM 3091 genome includes a window with the following:
- a CDS encoding cell wall-binding repeat 2 family protein, which translates to MKYKILAIIVIVVLLGIFSTKFLYTDSMDIDNNTLVISVCTGNMRGLETGISVYAGYNKAPLVLSDRTLPQQLDSWLPSFIKKNNIKKIVVVGPITAKQLLQLHMCGVEVKQVYGKSIPDILTKVADNTPTKNNDTLIFSASDPLAGVLGAYIKTPVFITATNETYNSADVLDTKYDEYIKTHNISHIIIVGNLPESLKNQLKSYNTTIEELSGRNSVDVSINVNNKLKSLGLLNNTTQAYYGFYGELPTIVPLVIQNNAMLIEDSSNHGDISDYIKENNVSKITLTRNTESDYIQMEESDYISSKIIDEFRENNIDTEFLTNNRTLDEATGLYDVKINSIENVKNHTKYINNTTTGKSMESSPPLIEMLNYTSVVDSNNISANITNNNNTYNVKWSTIHPYTWKKISNNAYYATSNTGYEYFWNYDENTWTVDYKYNNTSYYQVKWIKNTDNTWTEMHPTNNYTWNYDGNKWACYKNSQMIYYISKK; encoded by the coding sequence ATGAAATATAAAATATTAGCAATCATAGTAATTGTAGTACTACTTGGTATATTTTCTACTAAATTCCTCTACACAGATTCTATGGATATTGATAATAATACACTGGTAATATCAGTATGTACTGGGAATATGAGGGGATTGGAAACAGGAATTTCTGTATATGCTGGATATAATAAAGCACCACTAGTACTATCTGATAGAACATTACCTCAACAATTAGATTCATGGTTACCATCATTTATTAAAAAAAACAATATTAAGAAAATAGTGGTTGTTGGACCTATCACTGCTAAACAACTACTACAACTACATATGTGTGGTGTTGAAGTTAAACAAGTCTATGGTAAATCTATACCAGACATATTAACAAAAGTTGCAGATAACACTCCAACTAAAAATAATGATACACTTATATTTTCAGCATCAGATCCACTTGCAGGAGTTCTTGGAGCATATATAAAAACACCAGTTTTTATCACAGCAACAAATGAAACATATAATTCTGCAGATGTATTAGATACAAAATATGATGAATATATTAAAACACATAATATCTCACACATAATAATCGTGGGAAATCTACCAGAATCTCTTAAAAATCAGTTAAAATCATACAATACAACAATTGAAGAATTATCTGGAAGAAACAGTGTAGATGTTAGTATCAATGTAAATAATAAACTTAAGTCATTAGGTCTTTTAAATAATACAACACAAGCATACTATGGATTTTATGGTGAACTACCCACAATAGTTCCACTTGTTATTCAAAATAATGCAATGTTAATAGAAGATTCATCAAATCATGGGGATATAAGTGATTATATTAAAGAAAATAACGTTTCAAAAATAACACTTACAAGAAATACAGAATCAGATTATATACAAATGGAAGAATCAGATTATATATCATCAAAAATTATAGATGAATTTAGAGAAAATAATATAGATACAGAATTTCTTACAAATAACAGAACACTAGATGAAGCCACAGGATTGTATGATGTGAAAATAAACAGTATTGAAAATGTTAAAAATCATACAAAATATATAAATAACACTACAACTGGAAAAAGTATGGAATCAAGTCCTCCATTAATAGAAATGCTTAATTATACATCTGTAGTTGACTCAAATAATATATCTGCAAATATAACAAATAATAACAACACATATAATGTAAAATGGAGTACAATACATCCATATACTTGGAAAAAAATCAGTAATAATGCTTATTATGCAACATCAAATACTGGATATGAATACTTCTGGAATTATGATGAAAATACATGGACTGTTGACTATAAATACAATAACACATCATATTATCAAGTTAAATGGATAAAAAATACTGATAATACATGGACTGAAATGCATCCTACAAATAACTACACATGGAACTATGATGGAAATAAATGGGCATGCTATAAAAATTCACAAATGATATATTATATATCTAAAAAATAA
- the glmM gene encoding phosphoglucosamine mutase, which produces MKQLFGTFGVRRVANTVLTPEFASKIAAAYGTKVKGTIAIGSDPRTSSEMIKHAVTAGLLSVGCDVVDLGTLPTPAVQYAVRQYYDGGIMVTASHNPPKYNGLKLLDSDGIGTPDDLEEEIEDIYFNDKQERVTWDKIGKAYKRDIIDEYIDEVLKRVDVDTIKQANLKVILDAGSGAACSTTPYIIRKLGCDITTLNCQPDGAFPGRNPEPTEDNLQDLIKVVKATGADIGIAHDGDADRTICIDEKGQFVFGDKSFALVEKSMLEKNNGGKIVTTVATSNAIADIALENNGEIILTKVGDLVVARKLQEVDGLFGGEENGGLIFPDFVYGRDSGLATAMLLEIIAKTKQPLSQLISQLPTYFSEKRKVECPDDKKATVAENIIKDTTEYEVDTTDGVKVITSDGWVIIRPSGTEPIYRCFSEAKTPEKATELADWGMNLIKKYLD; this is translated from the coding sequence ATGAAACAATTATTTGGGACATTTGGTGTACGAAGAGTAGCAAACACAGTTTTAACTCCAGAATTTGCATCAAAAATTGCAGCAGCTTATGGAACAAAAGTTAAAGGAACAATAGCAATAGGATCAGATCCAAGAACATCCTCTGAAATGATAAAACACGCCGTTACAGCAGGATTATTATCAGTAGGATGTGATGTGGTTGATTTAGGAACACTACCAACACCTGCAGTACAGTATGCAGTAAGACAATACTATGATGGTGGAATCATGGTTACAGCTTCACATAATCCTCCAAAATATAATGGATTAAAATTATTGGACTCTGATGGTATTGGAACTCCTGATGATTTGGAAGAAGAAATTGAAGATATTTACTTTAATGATAAACAAGAACGTGTAACTTGGGATAAAATTGGAAAAGCATATAAAAGAGATATTATTGATGAATACATAGATGAAGTGCTAAAAAGAGTAGATGTAGACACAATAAAACAAGCAAATCTAAAAGTAATTCTAGATGCAGGATCTGGAGCTGCATGTTCAACAACACCATACATTATAAGAAAATTGGGATGTGACATAACAACACTTAATTGTCAACCAGATGGAGCATTCCCTGGACGTAATCCAGAACCAACAGAAGATAATCTACAAGATCTTATAAAAGTAGTTAAGGCAACTGGTGCAGATATTGGAATTGCACATGATGGTGATGCAGATAGAACAATATGTATTGATGAAAAAGGACAATTTGTTTTTGGAGATAAATCATTTGCACTTGTTGAAAAATCTATGCTTGAGAAGAACAATGGTGGAAAAATAGTAACTACAGTTGCAACAAGTAATGCAATAGCAGATATAGCACTTGAAAATAATGGTGAAATAATTCTAACAAAAGTAGGAGATCTTGTAGTTGCACGTAAATTACAGGAAGTAGATGGTTTATTTGGTGGAGAAGAAAATGGTGGATTAATATTCCCTGACTTTGTATATGGAAGAGATTCTGGACTAGCTACAGCAATGCTTCTTGAAATAATAGCTAAAACAAAACAACCACTATCCCAATTAATTAGTCAATTACCAACATACTTCTCAGAAAAAAGAAAAGTTGAATGTCCTGATGATAAAAAAGCTACAGTTGCAGAAAATATAATTAAAGACACAACAGAATATGAAGTTGACACAACAGATGGTGTTAAAGTAATAACAAGTGATGGATGGGTAATAATAAGACCATCTGGTACAGAACCAATATATAGATGCTTCTCAGAAGCAAAAACTCCTGAAAAAGCAACAGAATTAGCTGATTGGGGAATGAATTTAATTAAGAAATATTTAGATTAA
- a CDS encoding 4Fe-4S double cluster binding domain-containing protein: MISMIDKICKEEVTVYGYANMKNMTPNPDINSQFNKYPHAISIGINIPDEIIDTIDILEIEEKYLQTYIKINSKLNEIGTKIESILHEHKYMAKFIDASSIVSKDKLKGDISHKLVANLAGLGWIGKSCLLINPYYGPRIRWATIITDAPLPYAKKQVPSRCGTCRLCSVNCPSHAIKNIEFNEENSRETRYDAYACNDYFNKLEAQNRPRLCGLCIKVCPWGLVNKKSRKKRNLI, translated from the coding sequence ATGATAAGTATGATAGATAAGATTTGTAAAGAGGAAGTTACAGTTTATGGTTATGCAAATATGAAAAATATGACACCTAATCCAGATATAAATTCCCAATTTAATAAGTATCCCCATGCTATTAGTATTGGTATTAATATTCCTGATGAGATTATTGATACAATTGACATACTTGAAATAGAGGAAAAATATCTTCAAACATACATTAAAATAAACTCTAAATTAAATGAAATAGGTACTAAAATAGAATCCATATTACATGAACATAAGTATATGGCAAAATTTATTGATGCTTCATCTATTGTTTCTAAAGATAAATTAAAGGGTGATATTTCACATAAACTTGTTGCAAATCTTGCAGGTCTTGGTTGGATTGGAAAGAGTTGTTTACTTATAAATCCATATTATGGTCCACGAATCAGGTGGGCTACCATTATCACAGATGCACCTCTACCATATGCTAAAAAACAAGTTCCTAGTCGTTGTGGAACATGTAGATTATGCTCAGTTAACTGTCCATCACATGCTATTAAAAATATTGAATTTAATGAAGAAAATTCAAGAGAAACACGTTATGATGCATATGCCTGTAATGATTATTTTAATAAATTAGAGGCACAAAATCGTCCAAGATTATGTGGATTATGTATTAAAGTTTGTCCATGGGGACTTGTAAATAAAAAAAGTAGAAAGAAGAGAAATTTAATCTAA
- a CDS encoding helix-turn-helix domain-containing protein, protein MDNNTIQKEIASRVKDMREVCEISVQEMSEKLDVPVETYTKYESGEIDIPASILYEASIIFNVDTSLLLTGEDTRMSVFTVTRKDKGVRVDRREAYDYENLASNFTHKAIEPFIVTVTPRKDNYMPEPNYHKGYEFLYVLEGQLRVYIKDNTIDLNPGDSMYFNSLHKHAMIALGDKKAKFLDILNYKGE, encoded by the coding sequence ATGGATAATAACACTATTCAAAAAGAAATAGCAAGTCGTGTTAAAGACATGAGAGAAGTATGTGAAATTAGTGTACAAGAAATGTCTGAAAAGTTAGATGTTCCAGTTGAAACTTATACAAAATATGAATCTGGAGAAATAGATATTCCAGCCAGTATTCTTTATGAAGCCTCAATAATATTTAATGTAGATACAAGTTTATTATTAACAGGTGAAGATACAAGAATGAGTGTTTTTACAGTAACACGTAAAGATAAAGGAGTAAGAGTTGATCGTAGAGAAGCATATGACTATGAAAACTTAGCTTCAAATTTTACACATAAGGCAATTGAGCCATTTATTGTTACAGTAACACCACGTAAAGATAACTATATGCCAGAACCAAACTATCATAAAGGATATGAATTTCTTTATGTATTAGAAGGACAACTTAGAGTATATATTAAAGACAATACAATTGACTTAAATCCTGGAGATTCAATGTATTTTAATTCATTACATAAACATGCAATGATAGCATTAGGAGATAAAAAAGCTAAATTCCTAGATATACTAAATTATAAAGGTGAGTAG
- a CDS encoding AMP-binding protein has translation MTSLLNRYVPRTEFDSYEDFNENLKITVPEDFNFAYDIVDVYAKEQPDKVALSWCDDNQEKIFTFSNLKQLSDKAANFFKSLGVTKGDRVLLTLKSRYDFWYCMLALHKLKAIAVPATHMLKPEDIEYRIDVAGIKTVVTIREDGVPESYAEVEKTLGLKLNKVFVGTEDMPGWYDLRKEVKKASDNFERPVYDDDSVEDTSVIFFSSGSTGQPKMIKHSFGYPLAHIVTSNYWHQVVDNGLHYTIADTGWGKALWGEIYGPWISGSGIYIYDYDRFHPYEVLSKALEHKITTLCCPPTMYRFFIKEDIDNLDFSSLQHATTAGEPLNDEVFYKFKELTGLSIREAFGQTETVATIANFPWVDIKLGSMGKPAPLFNIKLLNTDGCECDVGEEGEIVFDISEGYPLGLFKGYYNNQEKTDETIYDGYYHTGDSAWIDEDGYYWYKGRIDDVIKSSGYKIGPYEVESALLSHSAVLDCAVTGIPHPIRGQIVKATIVLDKGYQPSQELTKDIQNHVKHVTAPYKYPRAIEYVDELPKTISGKIMRKKIRLEDEEKFKK, from the coding sequence ATGACATCATTATTAAATAGATATGTTCCAAGAACAGAATTTGATTCTTATGAAGATTTTAATGAGAATTTAAAAATAACAGTACCTGAAGATTTTAATTTTGCATATGATATTGTTGATGTATATGCAAAAGAACAACCTGATAAAGTAGCACTATCATGGTGTGATGATAATCAAGAAAAAATATTCACATTCAGTAATTTAAAACAATTAAGTGATAAGGCTGCAAACTTCTTTAAATCATTAGGAGTTACAAAGGGTGATAGAGTATTATTAACACTTAAAAGTCGTTATGATTTTTGGTATTGTATGTTAGCATTACATAAATTAAAAGCAATAGCAGTACCTGCAACACACATGTTAAAACCTGAAGATATTGAATATAGGATAGATGTTGCTGGAATTAAAACTGTTGTAACTATTCGTGAAGATGGTGTTCCAGAAAGCTATGCTGAAGTTGAAAAAACATTAGGTCTTAAGTTAAACAAAGTATTTGTTGGAACAGAAGATATGCCTGGATGGTATGATTTAAGAAAAGAAGTTAAAAAAGCTTCAGATAACTTTGAACGTCCAGTATATGATGATGATTCAGTTGAAGATACTTCTGTAATTTTCTTCTCATCAGGTTCAACAGGACAACCAAAAATGATTAAACACAGTTTTGGATATCCATTAGCACATATTGTAACTTCCAATTACTGGCATCAGGTGGTGGATAATGGATTACATTACACCATAGCAGATACTGGTTGGGGAAAAGCATTATGGGGTGAAATATATGGTCCATGGATTTCAGGTTCAGGAATATATATCTATGATTATGATAGATTCCACCCATATGAAGTTTTATCTAAGGCATTAGAACATAAAATCACGACATTATGTTGTCCACCAACAATGTACAGGTTCTTTATAAAAGAAGATATTGATAACTTGGACTTTTCTTCATTACAACATGCAACAACTGCTGGTGAACCATTAAATGATGAAGTATTCTATAAATTTAAGGAATTAACAGGTCTATCTATACGTGAAGCATTTGGTCAAACAGAAACAGTAGCTACTATTGCAAACTTCCCATGGGTTGATATTAAATTAGGTTCAATGGGTAAACCTGCACCATTGTTCAATATTAAATTGTTAAATACTGATGGATGTGAATGTGATGTTGGTGAAGAAGGTGAAATAGTATTTGATATTTCTGAAGGTTATCCATTAGGATTATTTAAAGGATACTATAATAACCAAGAAAAGACTGATGAAACAATATATGATGGATATTATCATACAGGGGATTCTGCATGGATTGATGAAGATGGATATTACTGGTATAAAGGTAGAATTGATGATGTAATTAAAAGTTCTGGATATAAGATAGGTCCATATGAAGTTGAAAGTGCATTACTATCACATAGTGCAGTATTAGACTGTGCAGTAACTGGTATACCTCATCCTATAAGAGGACAAATTGTTAAGGCAACAATTGTTTTAGATAAGGGTTATCAACCATCTCAGGAGTTAACAAAAGATATTCAAAATCATGTAAAACATGTTACAGCACCATATAAATATCCTCGTGCAATTGAATATGTTGATGAACTTCCAAAAACAATTAGTGGTAAAATAATGAGGAAAAAAATCAGACTTGAAGATGAAGAAAAATTCAAGAAATAA
- the hisE gene encoding phosphoribosyl-ATP diphosphatase — protein sequence MKDEIIREVYDTLVDRKNNPIDSYTSKLMQDSDKKAEDKILEKLGEEATEVILASKNNEDLVHESADLIFFTILNLAYKGIPLDDVFDELISRHN from the coding sequence ATGAAAGATGAAATAATAAGAGAAGTTTATGATACATTAGTTGATAGAAAAAATAATCCTATAGATTCTTATACTTCAAAATTAATGCAAGATTCTGATAAAAAAGCTGAAGATAAAATTCTTGAAAAATTAGGAGAAGAGGCTACTGAAGTTATTTTAGCTTCAAAAAATAATGAAGATCTTGTACATGAATCTGCAGATTTAATATTCTTTACAATACTTAATTTAGCATACAAAGGTATACCTTTAGATGATGTCTTTGATGAATTAATAAGTAGACATAACTAA
- a CDS encoding CBS domain-containing ParB/RepB/Spo0J family partition protein — translation MSDYKKVKDYMTRNVITVNSNMPIKEIKEIIKKTGHDGFPVEDNDEIVGIITASDLLIKDISPTVEGMMSKDIVIANEELSINDAARVMFRLGISRLPVTDENKKVLGIITNTDILRSHIERSTPEKVNQFRKTLEQLYGIKTTLDKEKVDIVNLKPTQDKVYADELEGRTYEIERGLAEPIIVVKINEHKYLVVDGHHRLVASYKMGNDKITAYVISLSKNIKLGIEKTAEKNGIHSLKDIEIIADAQHPLIAITGSLRDKNTTIKK, via the coding sequence ATGAGTGATTATAAAAAAGTTAAAGATTACATGACACGAAACGTCATTACAGTAAATTCCAACATGCCCATAAAAGAAATTAAAGAGATTATTAAAAAAACAGGACATGATGGATTTCCAGTAGAAGACAATGATGAAATTGTTGGCATAATCACAGCATCTGATCTTCTTATTAAAGATATAAGTCCAACTGTTGAAGGTATGATGTCAAAGGATATTGTTATAGCCAATGAAGAACTATCTATTAATGATGCTGCAAGAGTTATGTTCCGCCTTGGAATATCAAGACTTCCAGTAACTGATGAAAATAAGAAAGTTCTTGGAATCATAACCAATACTGATATTTTACGTTCACATATAGAAAGATCTACACCAGAAAAAGTAAATCAATTTAGAAAAACTCTTGAACAACTATATGGTATTAAAACAACACTTGATAAAGAAAAAGTGGATATTGTTAATTTAAAACCTACACAAGATAAGGTTTATGCTGATGAATTAGAGGGAAGAACTTATGAAATAGAAAGGGGTTTAGCTGAACCTATTATAGTTGTGAAAATAAATGAACATAAATATTTAGTTGTTGATGGACATCATAGATTAGTTGCATCATATAAGATGGGTAATGATAAAATTACAGCATATGTTATTTCATTAAGTAAGAATATCAAGTTAGGAATTGAAAAAACTGCTGAAAAGAATGGTATTCATAGTTTGAAAGATATTGAAATAATTGCTGATGCACAACATCCATTGATTGCAATAACTGGTAGTTTAAGAGATAAAAATACAACAATAAAGAAGTGA
- the gatB gene encoding Asp-tRNA(Asn)/Glu-tRNA(Gln) amidotransferase subunit GatB: MMCGLEIHVQLNTNSKLFCSCPTNYQSAPNNTNICPVCLNQPGAKPYPPNQAALDNAIKVALMLGCEISNEVIYFMRKHYDYPDLSSGYQRTSVPVGIKGELNGVRIHEIHVEEDPGQYKPDRGTVDFNRSGIPLIEIVTEPDMKSPEEARNFLNELIRVLNYSGSARGEGTMRADVNISIEGGKRAEVKNVNSIRGAYKVLKFELIRQKNILRRGGEVQQETRAYLESQMITVPMRLKEDADDYRYIPDPDLPPLKIDPAHVEEIRQNMPEPAHLKTERFVEEYGIDKKDAKVLTSELELADAFEEVCKEVDANVAARLMRDELKRVLHYNKIQYAESKITPSDIVELINLIESKQVTPEAAHKLIEQMPGNDKTPTEIGNEMDIIGVVEDDAIVNAINQAIEENPNAVEDYKNGKDNAVNFLVGQVMRLTRGKANAGETNKMIKEKLDQL; encoded by the coding sequence ATGATGTGTGGACTTGAAATCCACGTACAATTAAATACAAACTCAAAACTATTTTGTAGTTGCCCTACAAACTATCAATCTGCACCAAACAACACAAATATATGTCCAGTATGTTTAAATCAACCTGGTGCAAAACCATATCCACCAAACCAGGCAGCACTTGATAATGCTATAAAAGTAGCATTGATGCTTGGGTGTGAAATTTCTAATGAAGTTATTTACTTTATGAGAAAACACTATGATTATCCTGATTTATCTAGTGGATATCAAAGAACATCAGTTCCAGTAGGAATAAAAGGAGAACTAAATGGTGTAAGAATACATGAAATACACGTTGAAGAAGATCCAGGACAATATAAACCTGACAGAGGTACTGTTGACTTTAATAGATCAGGTATACCTCTTATTGAGATTGTAACAGAACCTGATATGAAATCACCAGAAGAAGCAAGAAACTTCTTAAATGAATTAATTCGTGTACTAAACTACAGTGGTAGTGCACGTGGTGAAGGTACAATGAGAGCTGACGTTAACATTTCAATTGAAGGTGGAAAAAGAGCAGAAGTTAAAAATGTTAACTCTATACGTGGAGCCTATAAAGTACTTAAATTTGAATTAATAAGACAAAAAAATATTCTTCGTAGAGGTGGAGAAGTACAACAAGAAACTCGTGCTTATCTTGAATCTCAAATGATTACAGTACCTATGAGATTAAAAGAAGATGCTGATGATTACAGATACATACCAGATCCAGATCTTCCTCCATTAAAAATTGATCCTGCACATGTTGAAGAAATTAGACAAAATATGCCTGAACCTGCTCACTTAAAAACTGAAAGATTCGTTGAAGAGTATGGTATTGACAAGAAAGATGCAAAAGTATTAACTTCAGAACTAGAATTAGCTGATGCATTTGAAGAAGTATGTAAAGAAGTTGACGCTAATGTTGCTGCAAGATTAATGAGAGATGAATTAAAAAGAGTATTACACTACAATAAAATACAATATGCAGAAAGTAAAATAACACCTTCAGATATCGTTGAATTAATTAATTTAATAGAATCTAAACAAGTAACACCAGAAGCTGCACACAAACTCATAGAACAAATGCCTGGTAATGATAAAACACCAACAGAAATTGGTAATGAAATGGATATTATTGGTGTTGTTGAAGATGATGCTATAGTAAATGCTATTAATCAAGCAATAGAGGAAAATCCTAATGCAGTGGAAGATTATAAAAATGGTAAAGATAATGCTGTAAACTTCCTTGTTGGTCAAGTAATGAGATTAACTCGTGGAAAAGCAAATGCTGGTGAAACTAATAAGATGATTAAAGAAAAATTAGATCAGTTATGA
- a CDS encoding radical SAM protein, which translates to MDVIEKIKNKEVFDLLIEANKITEKIHGKDVSLERALFLSWWCEKGDCKFCYMSSQKDRIQNPDKARRHVKGIYAEAELTKRMGWNIEFLSGGYGVYSTDEIREISENIYYITDKPVWLNIGITDELDAYGEEIIGVTGAVETANPKFHNEICPSKSITDIKNMLIQADNLGYKKAITIIIGLGEEIDHLNDLFNLIEELDIDRIIFYSLNPHPDTTYHLTPQPASLYYASIVASIRIRFPHIEIITGTWTDNLANIGVLLKAGSNGLTKFPLFKMYGNRFGKRVEEEVYWSNRNLIGSFSNMDLLTQGDNLRPELDPFIQRYIDMCYENLDIKKI; encoded by the coding sequence ATGGATGTTATTGAAAAAATAAAAAATAAAGAAGTATTTGACCTACTTATCGAAGCTAACAAAATAACAGAAAAAATTCATGGAAAAGATGTAAGTCTTGAAAGAGCTCTTTTCTTATCATGGTGGTGCGAAAAAGGAGATTGTAAATTCTGTTATATGTCATCACAAAAAGACAGAATTCAAAATCCAGATAAAGCACGTAGACATGTGAAGGGAATATATGCTGAAGCAGAACTTACAAAGAGAATGGGATGGAATATTGAATTTTTATCTGGAGGATATGGAGTATATTCTACTGATGAAATAAGAGAAATCTCAGAAAACATATACTACATTACAGACAAACCTGTATGGTTAAATATAGGTATAACTGATGAATTAGATGCATATGGCGAAGAAATTATAGGAGTAACAGGAGCTGTTGAAACTGCAAATCCCAAATTTCACAATGAAATATGTCCAAGTAAATCAATTACAGATATTAAAAACATGCTAATACAAGCAGATAATCTTGGATATAAAAAAGCAATAACTATTATCATTGGCCTTGGAGAAGAAATCGATCATCTAAATGATTTATTTAATTTAATAGAAGAATTAGATATTGATCGTATTATATTCTATTCCCTAAATCCACATCCAGATACCACATACCATTTAACACCACAACCTGCATCATTATACTATGCTAGTATCGTTGCTAGTATAAGAATTAGATTCCCACATATAGAAATAATTACTGGAACATGGACAGATAACCTTGCAAATATAGGAGTACTTCTAAAGGCTGGAAGTAATGGATTAACAAAATTCCCATTATTTAAAATGTATGGAAATCGTTTTGGTAAGCGTGTTGAAGAAGAAGTATACTGGTCAAATCGTAATCTTATTGGAAGCTTTTCTAATATGGATCTATTAACACAAGGTGATAATCTACGACCTGAACTTGATCCATTTATACAAAGATATATTGATATGTGTTATGAAAACTTAGATATTAAAAAAATATAA
- the comE gene encoding sulfopyruvate decarboxylase subunit beta produces MKRYDAIKKIITDLDDELVISNIGFPSRELYGIKDRNNNFYMSGSMGMATPIALGLSLALEEKSDDRKVIVIDGDGSLLMNFGELITVYAQNPSNLIIALIDNEAYGSTGSQETYTSKVNLSNIAKSIGYNEVYYVDARNSVDNIDIKQYLDKKEPVFLHIKVKPGNTKAPIIDKTPSQIKNRFMESINKEN; encoded by the coding sequence ATGAAAAGATATGATGCTATTAAGAAGATTATCACTGACTTAGATGATGAACTAGTTATTTCAAATATTGGATTTCCATCACGTGAATTATATGGAATAAAGGATAGAAATAATAATTTTTATATGTCTGGTTCAATGGGTATGGCTACACCTATTGCATTAGGTTTGTCCCTTGCTCTTGAGGAAAAATCAGATGATAGAAAAGTTATTGTTATTGATGGTGATGGATCTTTATTAATGAATTTTGGTGAACTTATTACAGTTTATGCACAAAATCCAAGTAATCTTATAATTGCTCTTATTGATAATGAAGCATATGGTTCAACTGGCTCACAAGAAACTTATACTTCAAAGGTAAATCTATCAAATATTGCAAAGAGTATTGGATATAATGAAGTTTACTATGTTGATGCTAGAAATAGTGTGGATAATATAGATATAAAGCAATATTTAGATAAAAAAGAACCTGTATTTTTACACATTAAAGTAAAACCTGGAAATACAAAAGCACCAATTATTGATAAAACGCCATCTCAAATAAAAAATAGATTTATGGAATCAATTAACAAAGAAAATTAA
- the comD gene encoding sulfopyruvate decarboxylase subunit alpha, with the protein MDSTDVIYNGIKDAGINFIVSVPCANLKKLLELIDKDDTIKHVPVTREEEGFGICAGAYMGGLKPAILMQNSGLGNSVNVLASLMKLYNFPILMIISHRGSLGEAVYGQIPMSKATTKVLDSLDIRYYKVDYPSESREIINKSWNLSLISEEPIALLFDISYWRRGVDNEKI; encoded by the coding sequence TTGGATAGTACAGATGTTATTTATAATGGAATTAAAGACGCCGGAATTAACTTCATAGTAAGTGTTCCATGTGCTAATTTAAAGAAGTTATTGGAATTAATTGATAAAGATGATACAATAAAACATGTACCTGTTACACGTGAAGAGGAAGGTTTTGGAATATGTGCTGGTGCATATATGGGTGGATTAAAACCTGCTATTTTAATGCAAAATTCTGGATTAGGTAACAGTGTTAATGTTTTAGCTTCCCTTATGAAATTATATAATTTTCCTATTTTAATGATTATTAGTCATAGAGGTAGTCTTGGTGAGGCTGTATATGGCCAGATACCAATGAGTAAAGCTACAACCAAAGTGTTAGATAGTTTAGATATTAGATATTATAAAGTTGATTATCCTAGTGAAAGTAGAGAAATTATTAATAAAAGTTGGAATCTATCTTTAATATCAGAAGAACCTATTGCATTATTATTTGATATTAGTTATTGGAGAAGAGGTGTTGATAATGAAAAGATATGA